The proteins below are encoded in one region of Brachyspira intermedia PWS/A:
- the tilS gene encoding tRNA lysidine(34) synthetase TilS — protein sequence MLKETYNFLLSNIYDIKNKTLAVAYSGGIDSQVLLNIAYRLKDELSFNLIIIHVNYNLRGEDSTNDELFARDMAKKYNIEIYVKEIKPNSYNGKNIQLEARNDRYNFFEELHNKKIYDYLLIAHNKDDLAETIIYRMIKGSGTNVYKSLRDKKSYILRPILNFYRKDIEEYAKNNNLEHREDVSNKKNYYSRNKIRNLIIPMLEEINTNAKNNIIRFAKRSYEETYILRKKVNKLYKKNISEKNTKLNIEKIKNTNELFIKKIVIKFLAKNNIEITEKRVSEILKLIKSDKPNIRLRLDNFYLIKEYNFIKTIEKQNEKKLDDIKTNNFIKIEKDGVYNFLNKKIEVKTVLNKDINYKDNIYIKADYPLIIRNKKESDFINAYPNGNKKYLRKIFIDLKIPLYERELIPIITSVNDDILALYLEPYGLNRISKNAAVNKDDEYILEIHFYNDKN from the coding sequence ATGTTAAAAGAAACTTATAACTTTTTACTTTCAAATATATATGATATAAAAAATAAAACTTTAGCCGTAGCATATTCAGGAGGAATAGATTCTCAAGTTCTTTTAAATATTGCATACAGATTAAAAGATGAGTTATCATTTAATTTAATAATAATACATGTTAATTATAATCTCAGAGGCGAAGATTCTACAAATGATGAATTATTCGCACGCGATATGGCTAAGAAATATAATATAGAAATATATGTCAAAGAAATAAAACCTAACAGCTATAATGGAAAAAATATTCAGCTTGAAGCTAGAAATGACAGATATAATTTCTTTGAAGAACTTCATAATAAAAAAATATATGATTATTTATTAATAGCACATAATAAAGATGATTTAGCTGAAACTATAATTTACAGAATGATTAAAGGCTCTGGAACTAATGTTTATAAAAGTTTAAGAGATAAAAAAAGTTATATTTTAAGACCTATTTTAAATTTCTATAGAAAAGACATTGAAGAGTACGCTAAAAATAATAATCTTGAACATAGAGAAGATGTTTCAAATAAAAAAAATTATTATTCTAGAAACAAGATAAGAAATTTGATAATACCAATGCTTGAAGAAATAAATACAAATGCTAAAAACAATATAATAAGATTTGCAAAAAGAAGCTATGAAGAAACATATATATTAAGAAAAAAAGTTAATAAATTATACAAAAAAAATATATCTGAAAAAAATACAAAACTTAATATAGAAAAAATAAAAAATACAAATGAACTTTTTATAAAAAAAATCGTAATCAAATTTTTAGCAAAGAATAATATAGAGATAACAGAGAAAAGAGTTTCAGAAATATTAAAACTGATAAAATCGGATAAGCCGAATATAAGATTAAGACTAGATAATTTTTATTTAATAAAAGAATATAACTTTATAAAAACTATAGAAAAACAAAATGAAAAAAAACTTGATGATATAAAAACAAATAATTTTATAAAAATTGAAAAAGACGGAGTATATAACTTTTTAAATAAAAAAATAGAAGTAAAAACCGTTTTAAACAAAGATATTAATTATAAGGATAATATTTATATAAAAGCAGATTATCCATTAATAATAAGAAATAAAAAAGAATCGGACTTTATAAATGCTTATCCTAATGGAAATAAAAAATATTTAAGAAAAATTTTCATAGATTTAAAAATACCTTTGTATGAAAGGGAATTAATACCAATAATAACTTCTGTAAATGATGATATACTAGCATTATATTTAGAGCCTTACGGATTAAATAGAATATCAAAAAATGCTGCTGTAAATAAAGATGATGAATATATATTAGAAATACATTTTTATAATGATAAAAACTAA
- a CDS encoding DUF1848 domain-containing protein gives MIISASRRTDIPSLHTKWFLNRLKEEYVITQNPISKNNFYKIPLNKNIVDIIVFWSKNPNIDFLKEVKDLRYEFYLHFTITPYDKNIEKNIPDKKLLIKNFQTISKLFGKEKIIWRYDPIILNDDFDANYHINNFKNFADNLNGYTDECIFSFVQIYSKIKNNIKNINDNDKLILIKNIKEISEKNNIKLKSCSQDFDNITNIRIEKSACIDKERIQKILGYSIKEKKDKSQRKLCNCIESIDIGMYNTCTNGCIYCYANSKNILKDYDANNEILSDKNLIDNENASVTERKIIINEKNAVFKL, from the coding sequence ATGATAATAAGTGCAAGCAGAAGAACCGATATACCTTCTTTACATACTAAATGGTTTTTAAATAGATTAAAAGAAGAATATGTTATTACTCAAAATCCTATAAGTAAAAATAATTTCTACAAAATACCATTAAATAAAAATATAGTTGATATAATAGTATTTTGGTCGAAGAATCCTAATATTGATTTTCTAAAAGAGGTTAAAGATTTAAGATACGAGTTTTATCTGCATTTTACTATCACACCTTATGACAAAAATATAGAAAAAAATATACCTGATAAAAAATTATTAATAAAAAACTTTCAAACTATAAGCAAATTATTCGGTAAAGAAAAAATTATATGGAGATATGACCCTATTATTTTAAATGATGATTTTGATGCTAATTATCATATAAATAATTTCAAAAACTTTGCTGATAATTTAAATGGTTATACAGATGAATGCATATTCAGTTTTGTGCAAATATATTCAAAGATAAAAAACAATATCAAGAATATAAATGATAATGATAAACTTATATTAATAAAAAATATAAAAGAAATATCTGAAAAAAATAATATAAAATTAAAATCCTGCTCTCAAGATTTTGATAATATAACAAATATAAGAATAGAAAAATCAGCCTGCATAGATAAAGAAAGAATACAAAAAATATTGGGCTATTCTATAAAAGAAAAAAAGGATAAATCTCAAAGAAAATTATGCAATTGTATAGAAAGTATTGATATAGGAATGTATAATACATGCACTAACGGATGCATTTACTGTTATGCTAATTCAAAAAATATATTAAAAGATTATGATGCAAACAATGAAATATTATCAGATAAAAATTTAATTGATAATGAAAATGCATCTGTAACAGAAAGAAAAATAATAATTAATGAAAAGAATGCTGTATTTAAACTTTAG
- a CDS encoding MBL fold metallo-hydrolase, translating into MSELQIYCINNNMYGMNSYVVIADDEAMIIDAAQLNNYNVYKKVLEGKKLVRVIYTHGHFDHISGADDIRKEFPDVPHCVHSMDYDFFQDGSLNVSSYLGSVIKCQSPEIQFNDGDTFKLKDIEFKVIHTPGHTRGGVCFYTKGHLFCGDTIFAYGIGRTDFPTGDFATLENSISQKVFALDDDTLLYPGHDAFGVKLSQRKKMGVF; encoded by the coding sequence ATGAGCGAATTACAAATATATTGCATAAACAATAATATGTACGGTATGAATTCTTATGTAGTAATAGCTGATGATGAAGCTATGATTATAGATGCAGCACAATTAAATAATTATAATGTTTATAAAAAAGTATTAGAAGGAAAAAAGCTAGTAAGAGTAATATACACTCATGGGCATTTCGATCATATATCTGGTGCTGATGATATAAGAAAAGAGTTTCCTGATGTTCCTCATTGCGTTCATAGTATGGATTATGATTTCTTTCAGGACGGAAGTTTGAATGTAAGTTCATATTTAGGCAGCGTAATAAAATGCCAAAGCCCAGAAATACAATTCAATGATGGAGATACTTTCAAATTAAAAGATATAGAGTTCAAAGTTATACATACACCAGGACATACAAGAGGCGGAGTATGCTTTTATACTAAAGGACATTTATTCTGCGGTGATACAATATTCGCTTATGGAATAGGAAGAACAGATTTTCCTACAGGTGATTTTGCTACTTTAGAAAATAGTATTTCTCAAAAAGTATTTGCTTTAGATGATGATACTTTATTATATCCGGGACATGATGCTTTCGGTGTAAAATTATCTCAAAGAAAAAAAATGGGTGTGTTTTAA
- a CDS encoding PepSY-like domain-containing protein → MDILSSNNLPQKARNFIETYFSNYYLFKVTFNSSYSAVFKGGSSINFNTKGEWTSIIGNGNEIPFNIVEKLAEDNLIEKEIIKTIKDKYTSFNIYRIIKRKNKYEIEINNNIIIIDIEGNILKIKNV, encoded by the coding sequence ATGGATATTCTTTCATCAAATAACCTGCCTCAAAAAGCAAGAAACTTTATAGAAACATATTTCTCTAATTACTATTTATTTAAAGTAACATTTAATTCATCATATAGTGCAGTATTTAAAGGCGGAAGTTCAATTAATTTTAATACAAAAGGAGAATGGACTTCAATAATAGGAAACGGAAATGAAATACCATTTAATATAGTAGAAAAACTTGCTGAAGATAATCTTATAGAAAAAGAGATAATAAAAACTATAAAAGATAAATATACAAGCTTCAATATATATAGAATAATTAAAAGAAAAAATAAATATGAAATAGAAATTAATAATAATATAATCATAATAGACATTGAAGGCAATATATTAAAAATAAAAAATGTATGA
- a CDS encoding PepSY-like domain-containing protein codes for MTKYNIKFYFLISILYIVSSSFIFFDDERNIQFVPYTSLPNNIQEFVNTYFNEYEVYSAAVSTHYMVIFKGGSSINFNRKGEWTSIIGNRKIIQISTAEKFIDSKIMNIIKNKYTSINNIYKRSKGYEFKVDDAYYIYIDHNGNILKTKKPKNNTIIFYKNIRFLKNKFMFYFYIWGFATAVRAYGNPTSFATGGSSVSIATKKQSQPTSRSVHTAGECLYFILN; via the coding sequence ATGACTAAATATAATATAAAATTTTATTTTTTAATATCAATATTATATATAGTGTCTTCCTCATTTATATTTTTTGATGATGAAAGAAATATTCAGTTTGTACCATATACCTCTCTTCCTAATAATATTCAGGAATTCGTAAATACATACTTTAACGAATATGAAGTATATAGTGCTGCCGTATCCACTCATTATATGGTTATTTTTAAAGGCGGTTCATCAATAAACTTTAACAGAAAAGGCGAATGGACTTCTATAATAGGAAATAGAAAAATAATACAGATAAGTACAGCAGAAAAATTTATTGACAGTAAAATTATGAATATCATAAAAAACAAATATACAAGCATAAACAATATATACAAAAGAAGCAAAGGCTATGAGTTTAAAGTAGATGATGCATATTATATTTATATAGACCATAACGGAAATATTTTAAAAACAAAAAAGCCTAAAAATAATACTATAATTTTTTATAAAAATATTAGATTCTTAAAAAATAAATTTATGTTTTATTTTTATATTTGGGGTTTTGCCACCGCTGTGCGTGCCTACGGCAACCCAACTTCTTTTGCGACCGGAGGAAGTTCTGTAAGTATTGCCACAAAGAAGCAGTCACAGCCCACCTCACGAAGTGTGCATACGGCAGGCGAATGTCTATATTTTATCTTAAATTAA
- a CDS encoding MATE family efflux transporter, whose product MMNIQKMDKSFFKYVLPAIVSTMLGGFYIVVDGFFVGNSMGDIGLTAINLVYPIGTLLMAVAIMLGMGGSVIMSTYLGEGNIEGFNKAKVNTFISLILASIILTVVLLLLKNSLIYLLGARDEVFKQADSYITTIILGGSFQIISFGSMPIIRNSGKTIHAMSFMGVGLITNIILDYLFLMVFRLEMFGAALATIIAQGLVALIAVYYLFIRKKNRTKIKLSDFDLSMTKRALQIGLSPFGLVMAPSLIVIFNNLQCIKYGGYLGTTAYSVMNYIYGSILHLFEGVAEGCQPMISYFKGACRNDLMRKVFKKGILFDIILGAFLIIIVLVFRNKLGILFGASIETNAIISLGLPIISSGFILQPIVRLGTAYFYSSGESRYSTLLTYIDPLFVSPLCILILPLFLKLNGVWFAVPASQLILAIVFLFIFYNTNLKNDNLVSKAVYQNE is encoded by the coding sequence ATGATGAATATTCAAAAAATGGATAAGTCTTTTTTCAAATATGTTTTACCTGCTATAGTATCAACTATGCTTGGAGGATTTTATATAGTTGTAGACGGTTTTTTCGTTGGTAATTCTATGGGAGATATTGGGCTTACTGCAATTAATTTAGTTTATCCTATAGGTACTTTGCTTATGGCTGTAGCTATTATGCTTGGTATGGGAGGCTCTGTTATAATGTCAACATATCTTGGAGAGGGTAATATAGAAGGATTTAATAAGGCTAAAGTAAATACTTTTATTTCTCTTATATTAGCTAGTATAATATTAACAGTTGTTCTTCTTTTATTAAAAAACAGTCTTATATATTTGCTTGGTGCAAGAGATGAGGTATTTAAACAGGCTGATTCATATATTACTACTATAATTTTAGGAGGCAGTTTTCAAATAATATCATTCGGTTCTATGCCTATAATAAGAAATTCAGGAAAAACTATTCATGCCATGAGTTTTATGGGAGTTGGACTTATAACAAATATTATTCTTGATTATTTATTTTTAATGGTTTTTAGATTAGAAATGTTCGGTGCTGCTTTAGCTACAATAATAGCTCAAGGATTAGTTGCTTTGATAGCTGTTTATTATCTTTTCATAAGAAAGAAAAACAGAACAAAAATAAAATTATCAGATTTTGATTTATCTATGACAAAGAGAGCTTTGCAAATAGGTTTATCTCCATTTGGTTTGGTTATGGCTCCTTCTCTTATAGTGATATTTAATAATCTTCAATGCATCAAGTATGGCGGATATTTAGGAACTACTGCATACTCTGTAATGAATTATATATACGGTTCTATTTTGCATTTATTTGAGGGAGTGGCAGAGGGCTGTCAGCCTATGATAAGTTATTTTAAAGGTGCATGCAGAAATGATCTTATGAGAAAAGTATTTAAAAAAGGCATATTATTCGATATTATACTTGGAGCTTTTCTTATAATAATAGTATTGGTTTTTAGAAATAAACTTGGAATATTATTTGGTGCATCTATAGAAACTAATGCCATAATAAGTTTAGGGCTTCCTATAATATCTTCAGGTTTTATACTTCAGCCTATAGTAAGGCTTGGAACTGCATATTTTTATTCATCAGGAGAAAGCAGATATTCTACACTTTTAACATATATAGACCCTTTATTTGTAAGTCCTTTATGTATATTGATACTTCCTTTATTTTTGAAACTTAATGGTGTATGGTTTGCGGTACCTGCATCACAGTTAATATTAGCTATTGTATTTTTATTTATATTTTATAATACGAATTTAAAGAATGATAATTTAGTAAGTAAAGCAGTTTATCAAAATGAATAG
- a CDS encoding cobalamin biosynthesis protein CobD/CbiB has protein sequence MKILLILPISFLLNIFIKNIKFDPFVFVSRLHFIAEDLFRKKVKNDNKILAYILGILSSLILIAIGFLVPFFLLMFLYKVHFILGLIIELALCYITLGIRKPLEISSYIYHSMITNDIKKAKSLLKENAEVDTDDIEDEQIIKNTIEYTIISIAEDYIYPAIFLLLGGAPLCIAYKVIYVLSESSSDTIYLDENKSDDVFGILNIKLCYILNIIPSFFTALICIITSIFFKYEYKNAFAVLKKDGKNNKARLESGIAGAMNIELGGEYIKDGEIYDRPLIGEYLEDLNPNHIEKANKLILTSAIFALAALIIIKLISMLISSIIF, from the coding sequence ATGAAAATATTATTAATACTTCCTATATCTTTTCTTTTAAATATATTTATAAAGAATATTAAATTTGATCCTTTTGTCTTTGTATCAAGACTACATTTCATAGCTGAAGATTTATTCAGAAAAAAAGTAAAAAATGATAATAAAATATTAGCCTATATATTAGGCATATTATCTTCTTTAATACTTATAGCTATAGGTTTTTTAGTTCCTTTCTTTCTTTTAATGTTTTTGTATAAAGTACATTTTATATTAGGATTAATAATAGAACTTGCTTTATGTTATATAACATTGGGCATTAGAAAGCCTTTAGAAATAAGTTCTTATATATACCATAGCATGATAACAAATGATATAAAAAAAGCTAAATCTCTTTTGAAAGAAAATGCTGAAGTCGATACTGATGATATTGAAGATGAACAAATAATCAAAAATACAATAGAATATACTATAATAAGCATAGCTGAAGATTATATATATCCGGCTATATTTTTATTATTAGGAGGAGCTCCTCTTTGTATAGCTTATAAAGTTATATATGTACTTTCTGAAAGTTCTTCTGATACAATATATTTAGATGAAAATAAAAGCGATGATGTATTTGGAATACTCAATATCAAATTATGCTATATATTAAATATAATACCTTCATTCTTTACTGCTTTGATTTGTATTATTACATCTATATTCTTCAAATATGAATATAAAAATGCATTTGCTGTTTTGAAAAAAGACGGTAAAAATAATAAAGCAAGATTAGAATCAGGCATTGCCGGTGCTATGAATATAGAACTTGGCGGAGAATATATAAAAGACGGTGAAATATATGACAGACCATTAATAGGGGAATATTTGGAAGATTTAAATCCTAATCATATAGAAAAAGCTAATAAATTAATATTAACTTCTGCTATATTTGCTTTAGCAGCATTGATAATAATTAAACTTATTTCTATGCTCATATCTTCAATAATTTTCTAA
- a CDS encoding histidine phosphatase family protein codes for MKILFIRHGQTQLNAEGRWLGSTDAPLSESGKEVLINKKNIVEKYKPVQKLYCSPMKRCLETADIYFNDMNKEVIDNLKERCFGDFEGKNHDELKNNPYYKEFFRTNWKSNVPNGETAEHFFGRTENAYLYIIENMKKNNLDYTAVVTHGGVIMSIFSRYDKQKLNFYDYLLQNGCGYYAEIDDKNNINIIEKL; via the coding sequence ATGAAAATACTATTTATACGCCATGGTCAAACTCAATTAAATGCTGAAGGAAGATGGCTTGGTTCTACCGATGCTCCATTGTCTGAATCTGGTAAAGAAGTATTAATTAATAAAAAAAATATAGTAGAAAAATATAAACCTGTTCAAAAATTATATTGCAGCCCTATGAAAAGGTGTTTAGAAACAGCTGATATATATTTTAATGATATGAACAAAGAGGTTATAGATAATTTAAAAGAAAGATGCTTTGGAGATTTTGAAGGTAAGAATCATGATGAATTAAAAAATAATCCATATTATAAAGAATTCTTTAGAACTAATTGGAAAAGCAATGTACCAAATGGTGAAACTGCTGAACATTTCTTTGGAAGAACAGAAAATGCATACCTCTATATTATAGAAAATATGAAAAAAAATAATTTAGATTATACTGCTGTAGTTACTCATGGCGGCGTTATTATGTCAATATTCAGCAGATATGATAAGCAAAAACTGAATTTCTATGATTATCTATTACAAAACGGATGCGGATATTATGCAGAAATAGATGATAAAAATAATATAAATATTATAGAAAAGTTATAA
- a CDS encoding sodium-translocating pyrophosphatase, which translates to MNYEILAENARFFTISAAILTLAFAFYFYKWMRKQDEGNDTMKEIASHVRSGAIAYLKQQYKVIAFFFAGAFIIFAILSYALKVQNPFIPIGFLTGGFFSTLSGFLGMKTATYASARTANAASKSLNEGLTIAFRSGAVMGLTVVGLALFDISLWFIVLNVWLDNSLFGTDFLNLAATGITKGTAEYTAAKMHFVTTTMLSFGVGASFQALFARVGGGIFTKAADVGADLVGKVEAGIPEDDPRNPAVIADNVGDNVGDVAGMGADLYESYAGSILAAMSLGSAAFGYINPDVSPIFAVSLPMILAAIGTLSSIIGVFFVKTKEGATMGELLKSLRVGVYVSSAIIIIVAFLLVKALLPNNLGLFVSIIVGLIAGNVVGFFTEYYTAAEYRPTQWVAEQSKTGPATVIIGGLAVGMQSTLIPVVTVVISIILAFGFAGGFGAEASSFSQGLYGIALASVGMLSTLGITLATDAYGPIADNAGGNAEMSGLPESVRERTDALDSLGNTTAATGKGFAICSAALTAMALIAAYIEEIKTSLGRMINTGNLTSIDIGTVQYTANSAKELYDKVVYSLGMNEFMNAFNIHLMNPKVLIGIFIGAMLVFFFCALTMKAVGRAAAGVVEEVRRQFREIKGLLAGDKGVKADYEKAVQICTKSAQKEMIVPSVLAIIVPVVVGFLFGVPAVIGMLVGGLTAGFAMAVMMSNAGGAWDNAKKYIEAGNLGGKKIIDPKTGEKITNPNHAAAVIGDTVGDPFKDTSGPSINILIKLMSLISVVFAGAIVAFSPKIQAILGIADQIIK; encoded by the coding sequence ATGAATTATGAAATATTAGCTGAAAACGCCCGCTTTTTTACAATATCAGCGGCAATCTTAACATTAGCGTTTGCCTTCTATTTCTATAAATGGATGCGTAAACAAGATGAAGGTAATGACACTATGAAGGAAATAGCTTCACATGTTCGTTCCGGTGCTATAGCTTATCTTAAACAACAGTATAAAGTTATAGCTTTCTTCTTTGCTGGAGCTTTCATTATTTTTGCTATTCTTTCTTATGCATTAAAAGTTCAGAACCCTTTCATTCCTATAGGTTTTTTAACAGGCGGTTTTTTCTCAACTTTGTCTGGTTTCTTAGGTATGAAAACTGCTACTTATGCATCAGCTAGAACTGCTAATGCTGCTAGTAAATCTTTAAATGAAGGTTTAACTATCGCTTTCCGTTCTGGTGCTGTTATGGGACTTACTGTTGTAGGTCTTGCTTTATTTGACATTTCATTATGGTTTATAGTATTAAATGTATGGCTTGATAATAGTTTATTTGGCACAGACTTTTTAAACTTAGCTGCTACAGGTATAACTAAAGGTACTGCTGAATATACTGCTGCTAAAATGCACTTTGTAACTACTACAATGCTTAGCTTTGGTGTAGGTGCTTCTTTCCAAGCTTTATTTGCTCGTGTTGGAGGCGGTATATTTACTAAAGCTGCTGACGTAGGTGCTGACTTAGTAGGTAAAGTTGAAGCAGGAATACCTGAAGACGACCCAAGAAACCCTGCTGTTATAGCTGACAACGTAGGTGATAACGTAGGTGACGTTGCTGGTATGGGTGCTGACCTTTATGAATCTTATGCAGGTTCTATACTTGCTGCTATGAGTTTAGGTTCTGCTGCTTTCGGATATATTAATCCTGATGTTAGTCCAATATTTGCTGTATCTCTTCCTATGATACTTGCTGCTATTGGTACTCTTTCTTCTATTATAGGTGTATTCTTCGTTAAAACTAAAGAAGGTGCTACTATGGGAGAATTATTAAAGTCTTTAAGAGTTGGTGTTTATGTAAGTAGTGCTATAATCATTATCGTTGCTTTCTTACTTGTAAAAGCTTTACTTCCAAACAATTTGGGATTATTCGTTTCTATAATTGTTGGACTTATAGCTGGTAACGTAGTTGGTTTCTTTACTGAATACTATACTGCTGCTGAATACAGACCTACTCAATGGGTAGCTGAACAATCTAAAACAGGTCCTGCTACAGTTATAATCGGCGGACTTGCTGTAGGTATGCAATCTACTTTAATACCTGTTGTTACAGTAGTTATATCTATAATATTAGCATTCGGATTCGCAGGCGGTTTCGGTGCTGAAGCTTCTTCATTCTCTCAAGGTTTATATGGTATTGCTTTAGCTTCTGTTGGTATGTTATCTACTTTAGGTATTACATTAGCTACAGATGCTTATGGTCCTATAGCTGACAATGCCGGCGGTAACGCTGAAATGTCAGGACTTCCTGAAAGTGTTAGAGAAAGAACAGATGCTTTAGACTCTTTAGGTAACACTACTGCTGCTACTGGTAAAGGTTTCGCTATTTGTTCTGCTGCTTTAACTGCTATGGCTTTAATTGCTGCTTATATTGAGGAAATTAAAACTTCTTTAGGAAGAATGATCAATACTGGTAATCTTACTTCTATAGATATAGGTACTGTTCAATATACTGCTAACAGTGCTAAAGAATTGTATGACAAAGTTGTTTATAGTTTAGGTATGAATGAGTTTATGAATGCTTTCAATATTCACTTAATGAACCCTAAAGTATTAATAGGTATATTTATTGGTGCTATGTTAGTATTCTTCTTCTGTGCTTTAACTATGAAAGCTGTTGGACGTGCTGCTGCAGGTGTTGTAGAAGAAGTTAGAAGACAGTTCAGAGAGATTAAAGGTTTATTAGCTGGCGATAAAGGCGTAAAAGCTGATTATGAAAAAGCAGTTCAAATCTGTACTAAATCAGCTCAGAAAGAAATGATTGTTCCTTCTGTACTTGCTATAATCGTACCTGTTGTAGTTGGTTTCTTATTCGGAGTACCTGCTGTTATAGGTATGTTAGTTGGAGGATTAACTGCTGGATTTGCTATGGCTGTTATGATGTCTAATGCTGGCGGTGCTTGGGACAATGCTAAAAAATACATCGAAGCTGGTAATTTAGGTGGTAAAAAAATAATTGATCCAAAAACAGGAGAAAAAATTACTAACCCTAACCATGCTGCTGCAGTTATAGGTGATACAGTTGGTGACCCATTCAAAGATACTTCTGGACCTTCTATCAACATTCTTATCAAATTAATGAGCTTGATAAGTGTTGTATTCGCTGGTGCTATAGTTGCTTTCTCACCAAAAATTCAAGCAATATTAGGTATCGCTGATCAAATTATTAAGTAA